GTCGCCGACGCCATGTGTGCCCGCCAGCCCGCAGAGGCGCTCACCCTGCTGCGCGGCTGCTTGGAAGCCGGCGATCATCCGGTGATGATCCTGGGGGCACTCACCTACAAGATGCGCCAACTCATCGCCGTCGCTGCCGGGCTTCCGGGCAAGGAGGTGGGCCTCAGCCTCTCACGCCCCCAGATCCAACGGCTGCAGTCGGTCCGCAGCCGGTTCGGGCCGGGGGAGCTGACCGCGGCCATGCAGCACCTCGCCGCCTGTGACCTCGAGATCAAGTCCGGTGATCTCGACGCTGAGCTCGCGATCGAGCGGGCGGTTCTCGGCGTCGCCAGCACCGATCACCTGCCGGTTCCGGATCCCGACCGCGCCATCCTCCGCTGAGCCGTGCGCGCCATCGTGGTCGGATCGGGCCCCAACGGGCTTGCCGCGGCGATCACGTTGGCGGAGGCCGGCTGTGACGTCACCGTCCTCGAAGCGGCCGCCGAGCCGGGCGGGGCCACCCGGTCCGCCCCGCTGGTCGGGCCGGGCTACATCAACGACCTGGGCAGCGCGATCCATCCGCTGGCGAAGGCGTCACCGTTCTTCTCACGACTCGACCTGGCAGCCCACGGGCTTACCTGGATCACCCCTCCGGCCGCCGTTGGTCATGCCCTCGATGACGGCCGAGCGGCCGTCGCCTGGAACGACCTCGATCGCACGGCCGCGGGACTGGGTCGGGATGGGCCGGCCTACCGCAAGCTGGCCCGCCCCCTGATCGACGGGTACGACCGGTTGCTGGACCTCATCTTCACCCCGCCCCTCCGGATACCACCACATCCGGTCTTCACTGCCCAGTTCGGCCTCAAGGCCATGCTCCCGGCGCAGGTCCTCGCCCCCCGGGTCTTTGCCGATGAGGCTGCTCGAGCCCTGTTCGCCGGTCACGCGGCACACGCGGTCATGCCGCTGAACCGACCCTTCACGGCCGCCTTCGGACTGCTGTTCAGCGCCATGCCCCATGTCGCTGGGTGGCCGTTTCCCCGGGGCGGCGCCGGTGCGCTGGCCACCGCGCTGGTCAGCGTTCTGGAGGGGCTTGGCGGTCGCGTCCTCACGAACTCCCCGGTCCGCTCGATGGCTGACGTGTCCGATGCCGACACGGTCATCTTCGACCTGACGCCGGTGCAGGTCCTTCGGATCACCGGCACCCACTTCCCACCGCGATACCGGGCAGCACTGGCCCGATTCCGCTACGGCACCGCCGTGTTCAAGCTGGACTACGCCCTGTCGGATCCGATCCCCTGGACCAACCCGGATCTGGGACAGGCAGGCACCGTGCACGTCGGCGGGTCCCTGGAGGAGGTGGCAGCGTCCGAGGCGGCTGCAGGCCGGGGCCAACACGCGGAGCGGCCGTTCTTGATCCTCGCCCAGCACACACCGTTCGATCCCACACGCGCTCCGGCGGGCAAGCACACCTGCTGGGTCTACTGCCACGTCCCCAACGGCTCGACGGTGGACATGACCACCGCCATCGAAGACCAGATCGAGCGCTTCGCCCCCGGCTTCAAGGACACCATCATCACGCGACACGCCACCAACACGGTCGCCATGGAGGCGTGGAACAGCAACCTCGTCGGCGGCGACATCGGCGGTGGAGCCATGACCGGACGGCA
The sequence above is a segment of the Euzebya tangerina genome. Coding sequences within it:
- a CDS encoding phytoene desaturase family protein → MRAIVVGSGPNGLAAAITLAEAGCDVTVLEAAAEPGGATRSAPLVGPGYINDLGSAIHPLAKASPFFSRLDLAAHGLTWITPPAAVGHALDDGRAAVAWNDLDRTAAGLGRDGPAYRKLARPLIDGYDRLLDLIFTPPLRIPPHPVFTAQFGLKAMLPAQVLAPRVFADEAARALFAGHAAHAVMPLNRPFTAAFGLLFSAMPHVAGWPFPRGGAGALATALVSVLEGLGGRVLTNSPVRSMADVSDADTVIFDLTPVQVLRITGTHFPPRYRAALARFRYGTAVFKLDYALSDPIPWTNPDLGQAGTVHVGGSLEEVAASEAAAGRGQHAERPFLILAQHTPFDPTRAPAGKHTCWVYCHVPNGSTVDMTTAIEDQIERFAPGFKDTIITRHATNTVAMEAWNSNLVGGDIGGGAMTGRQLVARPRLQRSPYTTPDPRLFIGSSSAWPGGGVHGMAGHQAALVALDRGLRSLGRLG